A stretch of the Leptospira kirschneri serovar Cynopteri str. 3522 CT genome encodes the following:
- the cas7c gene encoding type I-C CRISPR-associated protein Cas7/Csd2 gives MSNPIQNRYEFVYLFDVKDGNPNGDPDAGNQPRVDPETGNGLITDVSLKRKVRNYVTIVKSAAPPNDIYIKEKAVLIETHEKAYVAVGAKLETPKKEEKEKRTGGDQVGKAREWMCKNFYDVRTFGAVMALKVNAGVVKGPIQFTFARSIDPVINLEHSITRMAVATKKEAEDQDGDNRTMGRKHTISYGLYRAHGFISAHFANDTGFCEEDLELFWSSLQNMFDHDRSAARGEMNCRGLYIFKHVGDGKDTNQAKLGVAPAHKLFNLISVSKKDDSTPARDFSDYSVKIQESDLPAGVELIKKVS, from the coding sequence ATGAGCAATCCAATTCAAAATCGATACGAATTTGTCTATTTATTTGATGTAAAAGACGGAAATCCAAACGGAGATCCTGACGCTGGAAATCAACCTAGAGTTGATCCGGAAACAGGAAACGGTTTAATCACAGACGTTTCTTTAAAACGAAAAGTAAGAAACTACGTGACTATCGTAAAAAGCGCCGCTCCGCCTAACGATATTTATATTAAAGAGAAAGCGGTCTTAATTGAAACTCACGAAAAAGCATACGTAGCAGTCGGAGCTAAATTAGAAACTCCTAAAAAAGAAGAAAAAGAAAAAAGAACCGGAGGAGACCAAGTTGGCAAAGCGAGAGAATGGATGTGTAAAAACTTTTACGACGTGCGCACCTTTGGAGCCGTAATGGCACTAAAAGTAAATGCTGGCGTAGTTAAAGGACCCATTCAATTTACTTTCGCTCGTAGTATCGATCCTGTTATCAATCTAGAACATAGTATCACTAGAATGGCGGTTGCAACCAAAAAAGAAGCTGAAGACCAAGACGGAGATAACAGAACGATGGGCCGTAAACATACAATTTCTTACGGACTTTATCGCGCTCACGGTTTTATCTCTGCTCATTTTGCAAACGACACTGGTTTTTGCGAAGAAGATTTAGAATTATTCTGGTCTTCCTTACAGAATATGTTTGATCACGATCGTTCCGCTGCCAGAGGAGAAATGAATTGTAGAGGTTTATACATATTCAAACACGTAGGAGACGGAAAAGACACCAACCAAGCAAAGTTAGGAGTTGCACCGGCACATAAACTTTTCAATCTGATTTCTGTATCCAAAAAAGACGATTCAACGCCTGCTAGAGATTTTTCAGATTATTCTGTCAAAATTCAGGAATCGGATCTGCCGGCAGGAGTGGAGTTGATCAAAAAAGTTTCTTAA